The sequence below is a genomic window from Sporomusaceae bacterium FL31.
TACTTGCCGGCGGTATCCAACAAGTTATTGTAAGCCTGGGAGCGCGCGGTGCAATTGTTGCGCAAAAAAATGAATTTATTATGGCCAGACCACCTGCTGTTGTTGCAAAAAGTACGGTAGGAGCTGGTGACGCTATGGTTGCCGGATTTGTGGCTGGTCAAACTGAGGGATTATCTTTGCAGGATTGTGCGCGATTGGGGACAGCGGCAGCTACTGCATCGGTTATTCAACCTGGCACTCAGGCAGGTTCAGTCCAGCAAGTTGCGGAAATTTTGCCGCGAGTTCAAATAAGCAAATGGTGATTGATCATT
It includes:
- a CDS encoding tagatose-6-phosphate kinase, encoding MVGRSLAEEIEIRSAVEDLLAGGIQQVIVSLGARGAIVAQKNEFIMARPPAVVAKSTVGAGDAMVAGFVAGQTEGLSLQDCARLGTAAATASVIQPGTQAGSVQQVAEILPRVQISKW